Within Fusobacterium gonidiaformans ATCC 25563, the genomic segment TAGCTCCTGCAGAAATTGTAGCTTCTAAAACAGCTCTTTTTTCTACTCCTGTAATGTCTACTGGAACACAAATCATAATTTCCGGCATAAAGAAACTATAGGAACCAAATACTTTTTTAATAAAATACTTAATCATCGCTTCCGTAATATCGTAATCAGCAATCACTCCCTCACTCAAAGGTCTTACTGCTACAATACTATCGGGGGTCTTTCCTAACATTTCTTTTGCTTCATTTCCCACTGCTAATATTTTTTTTGTTTCTCTTTCTACAGCAACCACAGATGGTTCATTTAATACAATTCTTTTATGTTTTTTACTATAAACCAAAGTATTTGCTGTTCCTAAGTCAATTCCCAATCCTCGATTTAATTTAAAGAATGCCATTCTTCTTCTCCTTTATTCTTTTTCCAATATTCGATTTGCAAAAGCTTGTATTTTATCTATCTCTCCCTGCAAAAACCAAGCACCTAATATAGCTTCAAAAGCTGTCGCTTCTCTGTATTCTTGGTTACTACAACTTTTGGGAAAACTTCTAATATTTGCATTTTTTGCTCTTCTCATAATTGCATTTTCTTCTTCTGAAAGTTCTTCCTTTAATAATTGATAATAATGACTTTGCGCTTTTGCATTGACAAATTTTTTCACTTTATAATTCAAATGAGAAATATTGAAACCTTTTTTTACCCAATAAAGACGAACCTGTGTTTCCCACACCGTGTCTCCCAAATACGCTAAAGCAAGCCCACTCATTTCCCGAATATCTACACTCTCCATGTAGTACTATCCTTTCCGTCTTTAATTTGAATTCCTAACTCTGCCAATCGATCTCGAATTCTATCCGATAGAGCCCAATTTTTTTCAGCTCTAGCTTCTCGACGAAGTTCCAAGATAAACTCTACCAAATCTACGGTTAAATTTTCTACTTTTGTTTCTACTTCCACTTCAATTCCTAACACATCGTATAAAATATGATATAAATAATCTGCGGTTTCTTTCACAATAACATAAGCTTCTTGATTGTAAGAACTATCTAAAGTCTTATTTAATTCTCGAACTAATTCAAAAATAACTCCAATGGCTTGAGCAGTGTTAAAATCTTCGTCCATTGCTTCTATAAATTTTTCCTTCGTATCTTCTAGAGCTTTCTTCAACTCTACTCCTGCACTTCCTTCAAGGGCAATACTTGTTTCTGAAATTTCATTAGCACGAATCAAAGAATTTTCAATTCTTTCTAAAGCAATTTTTGCTTGGCTTAATTCAGCATCTGAAAAGTTCATTGGTTTTCGATAATGAGCACTTAACATAAAGAATCGAATCACTTTTCCGGAAAAATGTTTTAAAATATCTCGCAATAACACGAAATTCCCTAAAGATTTTGACATCTTGACTCCGTCAATATTGATATATCCATTATGCATCCAATAGTTAGCAAAACTTCCTCCACAAGAACATTTCGATTGAGCAATTTCGTTTTCATGATGTGGGAAAATCAAATCTTGTCCCCCTCCATGAATATCAAAACTATCTCCAAAATATTTATTCGACATAGCAGAACACTCAATATGCCATCCTGGTCTTCCTTCTCCCCATGGAGATTTCCAAGATGGTTCTCCAGGCTTAGAAGCTTTCCATAAAGCAAAATCCAAAGGAGATTCTTTTATCTCTGTCACTTCAATTCTAGCTCCACTTTGTAAATCTTCTATTTTTTGTTTCGATAAAGCTCCATACTCTTGATGATAAGTAGCAACTCGGAAATACACATCTCCATTGGACTCGTAGGCATGTCCCTTATCTATCAAATTTTGAATCATGTCTATCATCTCTTGAATATGTTCTGTCGCCTTAGGACGTATCATCCCTTCTTCTTTAATATGTAAACTTTTCATATCTTCTAAATAGGCTTGAATGTATCTATGAGCTACATCTTCTACGGTAGTTCCTTCTTCATTCGCTCTTTTAATCATTTTATCATCAACATCTGTAAAATTTTGAACATAAGTTACTTTATATCCTCGATACTCAAAGTATCGTCTTACAGTATCAAATACAATCGCCGGCCTTGCATTTCCAATATGAATATAGTTATATACGGTTGGCCCACACACATACATAGATACTTCCTTTTCTTTTCGAGGAGTAAAAGTATCAAGGGATGCACTTAGGGTATTGTATATTTTTATCATGATTTGCCTCCTAAATTTTTCTATTTTCCTTTTTTATTGTATCATTTTCTCATAATTTTGCCTAGGGATTTAAAATTTTTAAATCTTCGGGAGTCGTTATTTTTATATTATCGTAATCTCCTACAATAATTTTTATAGAAAGCTGTAATCTTTCTACAAGAGAAGCATCATCTGTCCCTAAAAACTTATCTTGGTATGCTTTTTCATAAGCTTCTTTTAAAATTTCTTTTTGAAAAGCTTGTGGAGTATGAGCCGCAAATAAAGAGCTACGTTTAGGAGTATTTTTTACAAAACCATCCTCAGTAATCTCTTTTATAGTATCCTTCACAGCCACTCCCACTACTGTTCCCATATATCCCGCCTCTAATTGTTCATAACTTTCCCGGATATATTTTTCTTTACAAAAAGGACGAACGGCATCTTGTACCATAACATAGTCCATATCTATACTTACCTTTTTTAGGGCAGCAAAAATAGAATCCTGCCTTTCTCTCCCTCCAGTGACAACTGCTTTTAATTTATGGATACCTTCTTTTTGACAAAGAGTTTTTATATCCTCTAAGTATTCTTCTTGACTCACAATAATAATTTCATCTACATACTCAGATTGTTCTGCACATAACAAAGGTTTTAAGAAAAGCGGTTTCCCATCGTACTCTAAGAATTGTTTCGGATATCCCAATTTCATTCTCTTTCCAATTCCTGCACAAGCTAAAATAAAACTCATTTTTTTCTTTATTTTAGAGTAACCACAGTGCATCCTAATCCTCCCTCTCCATGACCTCCAATTCGATAGTCTTTCACATAAGGACAAGTTTTTAAATATTCTAAAATTCCATTTCGCAAAGCTCCTGTTCCTTTTCCATGAATTACATAAATTTCATGATAACCATTTAACAAAGCTCTATCCAAGTAAGTTTCTAATTCATGAATCCCTTCCTCTACCATTTTTCCTCGTAAATCAATTTCGCTTCGTACTGCAATTTTTTTATGTACTTGCACTTGATATGTTTTTTCTTTTTTCTCTTCTGTCACTCGAATTTCCTCAAAAGGAACCTCTAATTTTAAAATACCCGCTTGTACCTGTGCACTTTCTTTCATAGCATTGATTTTTAAAACAGTTGCAAACTGGTTGATATTTTTGACAAAGACTCTATCTCCTTCTTTAAAGTGTGCTTTCTTTTTCATTGTCTTATTGAGTGTAATTGTCTTATTTTTTTCCTCTTTCAAAGCCGAACTTAGCATGTTTAGATTTTTTTGTATTTGTTTTGCTTGTTCTTTACTATGTTCTTCTTTTTGAATTTTCTCAATCAGAGCAGACGCCTTGGCTCTCATCTCATTCATCATCTTTTCGGAGTCTTCATAAGCCTTTTTCAAGATTTCATTTTTTTCTCTCTCCAAAGCCTTTCGTTCTTCTTCCCATTTTTCTTGATTCATTTTGGCTGCTTCTCGTAATCCTGTTAATTCTGTCTGCATTTTGTCTAAGCTTTCTGATTTATTTTTTATATTATTGATCATAAGCTCAATTTTTTTATTGTCTTCACTGATATAACTTTGTGCTTTTTCAATAATTTCTTGTGGTATTCCTAATCGTTTAGCAATCGTCAAAGCATTACTTTCCCCTGGGATTCCCATCAAAAGTCGATAGGTAGGAGAAAGTGTTGTTGTATCAAACTCCATGGAAGCTGTTTCAATGCCCTCTTCATTATACCCATGTGCCTTTACTTCGCTATAATGTGTTGTAATAATTGAATTACATTTTTTCTCTTTCAAATAGTCAATAATGGACATGGCAAAAGCAGAACCTTCTGTAGGATCTGTTCCGGAACCAAGTTCATCCAATAATACCAAACAATTTCTGTGAACTTGCTCTAAAATATCTTGTAAGTTTGTGACATGGGCAGAGAAAGAAGATAAAGATTGTTCAATGCTTTGCTCATCTCCAATATCTGCAAAAACTCCTTGGAAAAATCCAATTCTAGAATTTTGCGAAGCAGGAATTGGAATTCCGGAAAGAGCCATTAAGGTAAGAAGCCCCGCTGTCTTTAGTGCTACTGTTTTTCCTCCCGTATTTGGTCCAGTAATCAACAAAATTTTATAGTCCTTTCCAATTTCAAAAGTCAAAGGTACCACTTTTTCTTTTGGAATAAAAGGATGTCTTGCCTTTTCTAAATATAAAATTTCTTTTCCTTGCACCATAGGTACATGACAAGCTTCTTCCAAACCAAAATTTGCTTTCGCTTGCAAACGGTCAATATATAGGATCATATTTCCTATCTTGTAAATTTCATCTTGATGGTTCCGAATTTGTTCAGACAATCGTAACAAAATTTTTCGGATTTCTTCCTTTTCCTTTGTTTCTAACTCTCTCATCTTATTATTCAAAGAAACGATGGATAAAGGTTCAATAAAGACAGTTTGTCCACTCGAAGATCTGTCATGTTCTATCCCTTTAATCAAACCTTTAAAATCTAATTTTACAGGAACAACCATTCTTCCATCTCTTTCTGTAATAATACGTTCCTGAAAAGCTGCAGATACACTAGGTTCTTCAAATAACTCATCAAATTTTCTGCGAATATTCTGAGCCAATACTTTTTTATGAATTCGAATATCTCGCAAATCTAAAGAAGCATCATCTTTAATTTGTTTTTCAGCGTCAATGGCTTTTGAAATCAAATCTTCTATCAAACGAAGAGGAGAAACTTGCTTCATATAATCTCGTAGAGCTTTGTATTTTCCTAAATCTTCCAGCTGTGTTTGAAATATTCTAAAAAAACGTAGGTTAATATTGATATCCCACAGTTCGTCCACTTCTAAATAAGTTCCAATCAATTTAATTTTTTCTGTTAAAGCACAAATATCTTTTAAATGGCGAACATCTAATCCCCCATCATACTGCATAAAATCCATGCAATCTTGTACATAGACAAATTCTTGTTGTAAAGAACTTAAATCGGTGAATGGTTTTAAATTTATAATTTCTTCTACATTCTTTTCAATCGCTAAGTAGGTCATTACTTTTTCTTTTAATTTATCAAACTCTAAAACTCGATGACTATGTATACTCATTCTTGTTTTCTCTCCCTTTTTTCTTTTTATTATAACACAAAAGCTTGCTAAATATGAAAGAATTATTTTGTATTCTTCTCTTAAAATATTCTTATTATTAAAAAAATGCTTGAATTTTTCTTGGCTTAATGATATAATTGCTTGTATTATGAAATGTTATATGTAAAAGGGAGGTGCAAAGATGCAAAGATGTGAAATTACTGGTACTGGTATTATCAGTGGTAATAAAATTTCTCACTCTCACAGATTAACTAGAAGAGTTTGGAAACCAAATCTACAAGTAACTACTATTTTAGTAAATGGAAACCCTATTAAAATCAAAGTATGTTCAAGAACTTTGAAATCTTTAAAAGGTGCTTCAGAAGTTGAAATCATGAATATTTTAAAAGCAAATGCAGCTACTTTAAGTGAAAGATTGAAAAAACACTTAAGCAAATAATTCATATCAACAATAAAAAAGACAGATTTTAGCCTGTCTTTTTTATTTTTTTGTAACATACAAAAAGGCTGCCCTTTCAAAGAAGAAGACAGCCCATTTTTCTAATTTTTTTCTTATGAGAAATTTACCAAAGAAGCTCCAATCACAAAAATGGAACCTAATATAAATAATAAAGCTTGGAATTTCCATTGGAATTTTACCCAAGTTCCCCAATCTAACTTAGCAACTCCCAAGATTGCCATCAATAATCCGGAAGTAGGAACAATTAAATTTGTAAATCCATCTCCTAATTGGAAAGCCAAAACTGCAACTTGTCTTGTAACGCCTAATAAGTCAGATAATGGAGCCATGATTGGCATAGTTAATGCAGCTTGTCCAGATCCTGAAACAACAAAGAAATTGAAACAAGATTGGAAAATATACATTACCCAAGCTGAGAATGCAGAGTGCATTCCTTCCATTCCAGTAGCAACCCAGTTCAAAATAGTATTTAATACACTTGGTTCTCCTGCTGAAGTTCCTCCCAATACCAATACAATTCCTTTTCCCATTCCTACAACAAGAGCAGCTCCTACTAATTCTTCTGCTCCTTTTCTAAAAGAACTTGCCATATCATTTGTTGTCATGTCATTTAAGTGGAATACCACTCCAATAATTCCTGAAATAATTCCCATAATGACAAATTGTGTTGCAATTTCCGGTAGATAATATCCTTGTTTAATTACTCCCCAAATGACCCATATCATTCCTAAAACCACAACTAACAATACCAATTTATGACCTAAAGTAAATTTTTGTCCTTCTGTTGCTTCTGCCTTATAATCCTCTCGATAATATTTATCTGTTTCATAAGCTACCGATAAGTTTGGAGTAGCTTTTACTTTTTTTGCATATCTCATCGTAAAAATAGTTCCTACAGCAGTAAAGAAAATCCACATAAAAATACGGAATCCTGAACCTGATAATACAGGAATTCCAGCAACTCCTTGAGCTACTGCAACACTAAACGGATTCATCCAAGAAGTAGCAAATCCAATTTGTGTAGAACAATAGGTAATCATCAAAGCAGTAATACTATCATATCCCAATCCTATAATAATAGGAACTAAAATCATGGCAAAAGGTATCGCCTCTTCCCCCATTCCAAAAACAGCTCCTCCTAGAGAGAACAAAATAAAGACAAGAGGAATAATTAAAATCTCAGATCCCTTGGTTTTACTAATCAAAGCGTAGAGTCCTGTCTCAACAGCTCCTGTTTTTAAAATAATTCCAAAAGCCCCTCCAATGACTAAGATAAAAGCGACAACACCAACAGCTGTTCCCCATTTATCTCCACTGACTAATCCTTCGTAAACATAATTTGTTAAACCAATTTCTCCTCCTGGTTCAAATACTTTAATACCTTTTACCAGTGGTTGTCCTTGTTCATCCAAGGCATAGTGGAAACTTCCAGCAACTGGTACGGACTTTGTTTTTTCTGCTCCATCACTTGTGGTGTAAGTGATATCTTTCATGTCAAAACTTCCTACCGGAACAACATGAGTTAAAAAACCTGCCAACAATACCACAAAGAAAATAATTACAAACGTATCAGGTATCTTCCATTTTTTCATTTTTCACAACCCCTTTTTGATTTTTTGTTTGATTCCTGATACTATTATACCATATTTTTTACTTTATTTCATTTTCTAATTCTTTTCCTTGTAAAAAAGATTGAATATTTTCTAATGTAGTCAATGTAATATCTCGAAATGCCTCTTTTGTAAAGTAAGCTTGATGAGACGTCAATAAAACATTATTAAAAGAAAGTAATCTCCCTAAAATATCATCTTCAATGACACTACTTGACATATCTTCAAAGAAATATCCCGCTTCTTCTTCATAAACATCTAAAGCGGCAGCTCCCACTTTTTTATCTTTCAAAGCTTCTA encodes:
- a CDS encoding ribonuclease III domain-containing protein, which codes for MESVDIREMSGLALAYLGDTVWETQVRLYWVKKGFNISHLNYKVKKFVNAKAQSHYYQLLKEELSEEENAIMRRAKNANIRSFPKSCSNQEYREATAFEAILGAWFLQGEIDKIQAFANRILEKE
- the cysS gene encoding cysteine--tRNA ligase, translated to MIKIYNTLSASLDTFTPRKEKEVSMYVCGPTVYNYIHIGNARPAIVFDTVRRYFEYRGYKVTYVQNFTDVDDKMIKRANEEGTTVEDVAHRYIQAYLEDMKSLHIKEEGMIRPKATEHIQEMIDMIQNLIDKGHAYESNGDVYFRVATYHQEYGALSKQKIEDLQSGARIEVTEIKESPLDFALWKASKPGEPSWKSPWGEGRPGWHIECSAMSNKYFGDSFDIHGGGQDLIFPHHENEIAQSKCSCGGSFANYWMHNGYINIDGVKMSKSLGNFVLLRDILKHFSGKVIRFFMLSAHYRKPMNFSDAELSQAKIALERIENSLIRANEISETSIALEGSAGVELKKALEDTKEKFIEAMDEDFNTAQAIGVIFELVRELNKTLDSSYNQEAYVIVKETADYLYHILYDVLGIEVEVETKVENLTVDLVEFILELRREARAEKNWALSDRIRDRLAELGIQIKDGKDSTTWRV
- the ispD gene encoding 2-C-methyl-D-erythritol 4-phosphate cytidylyltransferase; translated protein: MHCGYSKIKKKMSFILACAGIGKRMKLGYPKQFLEYDGKPLFLKPLLCAEQSEYVDEIIIVSQEEYLEDIKTLCQKEGIHKLKAVVTGGRERQDSIFAALKKVSIDMDYVMVQDAVRPFCKEKYIRESYEQLEAGYMGTVVGVAVKDTIKEITEDGFVKNTPKRSSLFAAHTPQAFQKEILKEAYEKAYQDKFLGTDDASLVERLQLSIKIIVGDYDNIKITTPEDLKILNP
- a CDS encoding endonuclease MutS2, with the protein product MSIHSHRVLEFDKLKEKVMTYLAIEKNVEEIINLKPFTDLSSLQQEFVYVQDCMDFMQYDGGLDVRHLKDICALTEKIKLIGTYLEVDELWDININLRFFRIFQTQLEDLGKYKALRDYMKQVSPLRLIEDLISKAIDAEKQIKDDASLDLRDIRIHKKVLAQNIRRKFDELFEEPSVSAAFQERIITERDGRMVVPVKLDFKGLIKGIEHDRSSSGQTVFIEPLSIVSLNNKMRELETKEKEEIRKILLRLSEQIRNHQDEIYKIGNMILYIDRLQAKANFGLEEACHVPMVQGKEILYLEKARHPFIPKEKVVPLTFEIGKDYKILLITGPNTGGKTVALKTAGLLTLMALSGIPIPASQNSRIGFFQGVFADIGDEQSIEQSLSSFSAHVTNLQDILEQVHRNCLVLLDELGSGTDPTEGSAFAMSIIDYLKEKKCNSIITTHYSEVKAHGYNEEGIETASMEFDTTTLSPTYRLLMGIPGESNALTIAKRLGIPQEIIEKAQSYISEDNKKIELMINNIKNKSESLDKMQTELTGLREAAKMNQEKWEEERKALEREKNEILKKAYEDSEKMMNEMRAKASALIEKIQKEEHSKEQAKQIQKNLNMLSSALKEEKNKTITLNKTMKKKAHFKEGDRVFVKNINQFATVLKINAMKESAQVQAGILKLEVPFEEIRVTEEKKEKTYQVQVHKKIAVRSEIDLRGKMVEEGIHELETYLDRALLNGYHEIYVIHGKGTGALRNGILEYLKTCPYVKDYRIGGHGEGGLGCTVVTLK
- the rpmB gene encoding 50S ribosomal protein L28, producing MQRCEITGTGIISGNKISHSHRLTRRVWKPNLQVTTILVNGNPIKIKVCSRTLKSLKGASEVEIMNILKANAATLSERLKKHLSK
- the yfcC gene encoding putative basic amino acid antiporter YfcC, producing the protein MKKWKIPDTFVIIFFVVLLAGFLTHVVPVGSFDMKDITYTTSDGAEKTKSVPVAGSFHYALDEQGQPLVKGIKVFEPGGEIGLTNYVYEGLVSGDKWGTAVGVVAFILVIGGAFGIILKTGAVETGLYALISKTKGSEILIIPLVFILFSLGGAVFGMGEEAIPFAMILVPIIIGLGYDSITALMITYCSTQIGFATSWMNPFSVAVAQGVAGIPVLSGSGFRIFMWIFFTAVGTIFTMRYAKKVKATPNLSVAYETDKYYREDYKAEATEGQKFTLGHKLVLLVVVLGMIWVIWGVIKQGYYLPEIATQFVIMGIISGIIGVVFHLNDMTTNDMASSFRKGAEELVGAALVVGMGKGIVLVLGGTSAGEPSVLNTILNWVATGMEGMHSAFSAWVMYIFQSCFNFFVVSGSGQAALTMPIMAPLSDLLGVTRQVAVLAFQLGDGFTNLIVPTSGLLMAILGVAKLDWGTWVKFQWKFQALLFILGSIFVIGASLVNFS